The window AAGCAAACAGAAGGTGAAACATGGGAAACGCTTGTGAAGCCTGCCAAAAGAGTAAAAGTAGGTACAGTGCTCACATTTGGTGACGGCAGACTTAAAGCTGTTTGTGTTGGAGAAAGTGACCATGGAGGACGTCATATCGAATTTCAATACGAAGGAATTTTTTATGAAGTTTTAGAAGGATTAGGTGAAATGCCATTACCTCCTTACATAAGAGAACAATTAGATGACCAAGAACGTTATCAAACAGTTTTTGCTAAGGAAAGAGGTTCTGCTGCAGCTCCGACAGCTGGCTTGCATTTTACAGAAAAGCTACTGGATGAGCTAAAAGAAAAAGGTGTCCATATTGCCTTTATTACGTTACATGTAGGACTTGGTACGTTTCGTCCAGTTAGTGTGGATGATATTTTGGAACATGATATGCATGCAGAGTTTTATCAAATGTCAGAAGGTACGGCTAGATTGCTAAACGATGTTCGCGCAAATGGTGGAAGAATAATTTCAGTTGGAACGACTTCTACCCGTACGTTAGAAACAATTGCATCCGAACATAAGGAGTTTAAAGAAGCTAGCGGTTGGACAAACATATTTATATACCCTGGTTATGAATTTAAAGCAATTGATGGAATGATCACAAATTTCCATTTACCTAAATCAACACTCATTATGTTAATTAGCGCATTAGCAGGTAGAGAAAACGTATTACATGCTTATGAAGCAGCGGTTACAGAACGTTATCGATTCTTTAGCTTCGGCGATGCAATGTTGATCTTATAGAAATAGAAAAGTAAGAAGGAGTTAACTATGTCAGCTATCAGATATGAATTAATTAAAACGTGTAAACAGACTGGAGCTCGTCTTGGAAGAGTTCATACTCCACACGGTTCGTTTGAAACACCGGTATTTATGCCGGTTGGGACGCTTGCAACTGTAAAAACGATGTCTCCAGAAGACTTAAAAGCAATGGATGCTGGAATAATATTAAGTAATACGTACCATTTATGGCTACGTCCTGGTCACGAAATAATTCGTGAAGCTGGTGGATTGCATAAGTTTATGAATTGGGACAGAGCTATTTTAACTGATTCAGGTGGATTCCAAGTTTTCAGTTTAAGTGAATTTAGAAAAATTGAAGAAGAGGGCGTTCACTTCCGCAACCACATGAATGGTGATAAGTTATTCTTATCTCCAGAAGGTGCGATGGATATTCAAAATGCATTAGGTTCTGATATTATGATGGCATTTGATGAGTGTCCACCATTTCCCGCAACACATGAATATATGAAAAAATCTGTGGAACGTACAAGTCGTTGGGCAGAGCGTTGTTTACAAGCACACCAACGTCCACAAGACCAAGGGTTATTTGGAATTGTGCAAGGTGGAGAATATGAAGATTTACGTAAGTTAAGTGCACAAGACTTAATTTCCATGGACTTCCCTGGGTATGCAATTGGTGGTTTATCTGTAGGAGAGCCAAAAGATATTATGAACCGAGTACTAGAGTTTACAACTCCACTACTCCCTAGTAGTAAGCCTCGTTATTTAATGGGAGTTGGCTCACCAGACTCATTAATTGATGGTGCTATTCGTGGGGTAGATATGTTTGACTGTGTACTTCCAACTCGTATTGCTCGTAATGGTACATTAATGACAAGTGAAGGCCGATTAGTCGTGAAGAATGCAAAATATGCACGTGACTTTGGTCCACTTGATCCAGAATGTGATTGCTACACATGTAAAAATTATAGTCGTGCGTATATTCGTCACTTAATTAAATGTGAAGAAACATTCGGAATTCGACTTACAACTTATCATAACCTTCATTTTCTGTTAAAATTAATGGAGCAAGTTCGTCAAGCTATCCGTGAAGATCGTCTTGGTGACTTCCGCGAAGAGTTTTTTGAAAAATACGGTTTTAATAAACCTGGAGCAAAAAACTTTTAGTATGATATTATAAATGTAGATTATTATTGAAAGGGGGTTAGAAATATGGAACTATTAGGTGTTATTTGGCCATTACTATTAATGTTCGCGATTTTCTATTTCTTACTAATTCGTCCTCAGCAAAAGCGCCAAAAAGCTGTACGTGAAATGCAGACAAGCCTTGCAAAAGGAAATAAAGTTGTAACGATTGGTGGCTTACACGGTATCGTTGATGCATTAGACGAAGACAAAGTTGTAATTAAAGCTGGAGATGGTTCACGTCTTACATATGATCGTGCTGCAATTCGTGAAGTAATTAGCGAATAATCTATTCTAGCAAACAAAAAAACCGAAATCGGCCAATGGCTGTTTCGGTTTTTTCTGTATTGAAAAGGTAGCATTTACGCTCTTGAAGAAGTTAAATTAACTCCAATAATTCCACCAAGTGCAGCGACAGCTACAAAAGCTGTGTGGAAAAATAGTTGTGACATCGTAAATAACATATCATTCCCTAAGTATTGAAATAAGAAAATTACTAGCGTATACATTCCACCAGTTGCTGCACCAAGTAACCAGCCCTTTTCTTTTCCTTTTCCGCCAGAAACAAATCCGCCAATAAACAAAGCAACAAATGAAAGTGCAAGGATTATCCACGCAACGGATGCTTCTTGTAATGAAGTAAACCTTAATAATGTTGAAAATACTAAACCTGTTAAAATGGCAATAACAAAAATCGTCACAACCCCAAACATAACTGCATAACCAAGTCGTTTAGATTCCATTTATTTTCCCCTCCCTAAAAAGTACATGCTCTGTAATACAAGCATATTCATGTCCAAAAATTTTTAGAATACAAATATTTTCATGGACATGCATCATATGATGTAAAGAGGGGAGAGGGACACATGTTTACTACGTTAGCATTAGCTATCTTTGTTATTACTTACATTGTTATTATGTCTGAAAAGTATGATCGTGCGTTAATAGCCTGTATCGGAGGAGTGGCAATGCTACTTGCAGGGGTGTTAACAACGAAAACTGCTTTTCTCAAATATATTGATTGGAATACAATTGCTTTACTATTTTCCATGATGGTTATTGTAACGATTACGAGTAAAACAGGTATTTTTGAATATATGGCAATTCTCCTAGCAAAAGTAGTGAAAGGAAGGGGAATTCCGCTTTTATTTGCCATATCTCTATTAACCGCTATAGGCTCTGCATTTCTTGCTAATGTAACTACTGTTTTATTGCTAGTGCCTATCATTTTGACCTTAACTAAATTCTTAAAATTACCGGCCATTCCTTATTTGATTTCTGTTATTTTGGCCTCTAACATTGGAGGTACTGCAACATTAATAGGTGATCCGCCAAACACCATGATTGGTCAAGCAGTTGAACATTTGAATTTTAACGACTTTTTGTTTCATTTATCACCAATCGTTATCATTATATTTTTCGTTACGATGTTCGGTTTAATTTTATTGTACGGCAAAAAACTACACGTTCAAAAGAAAGAGCAAGAAGAATTACGAAAATTGAAAGCGGCAAATTATTTAAAGTTAGATGCAACTTTAATCAAATCTTTATCTATATTAGTTATTACGATTGTAGGTTTTATGTGTCATACATTTTTAAATGTAGAGCTAACAACTGTAGCGATGGCAGGAGCACTTTTGTTATTACTTTTAACTCATGATGTTAATGCGCCTGAGGAAGTGTTAAAACAAGTAGAATGGGGTACATTGTTCTTTTTTATCGGCTTATTTTTATTAGTAGGTGGAATGGAAGAAGTGGGTATAATCGATGAACTAGCACGAGGTATGATCTACGCTACGGAAGGAGATTTGCCAACAACCGCTATTTTTATTTTATGGCTAACAGGTATATTGTCAGGTTTTGTGGACAATATTCCATTTGTAGCAGCGATGATACCAGTAATAGTTGAGTTTGAGGACTATGGGATGACAAACTTAGATCCATTATGGTGGTCGCTTGCACTTGGAGCTTGCCTCGGAGGAAATGGGACGCTTTTAGGTTCATCTTCTAATCTTGTCGTGGCAGGGCTTGCTGCAAAATCAAATAATGGGATTCATTTTGTACAATTTATGAAAATTGGTATTCCAGTTGTGGTCGTTTCGCTTGTACTTTCAACGGTTTATATCTATTTCAGATATTTAATTCATTTTTAAAATCCACATGGAAAATGCTACAAAACATTATTTCTTCCAATGAGTTCATACTAAAAATAACCTTTGCTGTTAGATAAATTTTTGACATATGAAGGAACCTTTCGAATTTCAAAGGAGGCCTTTTCATTGGATGATGTTTTTATTATTATAGCCCGGACTATTTTCTTATATATCGTAATCCTGTTCATCTTTAGAATTATGGGGAAGCGGGAAATTGGGGAACTAAGTATATTAGACTTAGTTGTATTTATCATGATTGCTGAAATGGCAGTAGTGGCTATTGAAAACCCTCAAGATAAAATGTGGCATACACTGTT is drawn from Bacillus alkalisoli and contains these coding sequences:
- the tgt gene encoding tRNA guanosine(34) transglycosylase Tgt, whose amino-acid sequence is MSAIRYELIKTCKQTGARLGRVHTPHGSFETPVFMPVGTLATVKTMSPEDLKAMDAGIILSNTYHLWLRPGHEIIREAGGLHKFMNWDRAILTDSGGFQVFSLSEFRKIEEEGVHFRNHMNGDKLFLSPEGAMDIQNALGSDIMMAFDECPPFPATHEYMKKSVERTSRWAERCLQAHQRPQDQGLFGIVQGGEYEDLRKLSAQDLISMDFPGYAIGGLSVGEPKDIMNRVLEFTTPLLPSSKPRYLMGVGSPDSLIDGAIRGVDMFDCVLPTRIARNGTLMTSEGRLVVKNAKYARDFGPLDPECDCYTCKNYSRAYIRHLIKCEETFGIRLTTYHNLHFLLKLMEQVRQAIREDRLGDFREEFFEKYGFNKPGAKNF
- a CDS encoding ArsB/NhaD family transporter, translated to MFTTLALAIFVITYIVIMSEKYDRALIACIGGVAMLLAGVLTTKTAFLKYIDWNTIALLFSMMVIVTITSKTGIFEYMAILLAKVVKGRGIPLLFAISLLTAIGSAFLANVTTVLLLVPIILTLTKFLKLPAIPYLISVILASNIGGTATLIGDPPNTMIGQAVEHLNFNDFLFHLSPIVIIIFFVTMFGLILLYGKKLHVQKKEQEELRKLKAANYLKLDATLIKSLSILVITIVGFMCHTFLNVELTTVAMAGALLLLLLTHDVNAPEEVLKQVEWGTLFFFIGLFLLVGGMEEVGIIDELARGMIYATEGDLPTTAIFILWLTGILSGFVDNIPFVAAMIPVIVEFEDYGMTNLDPLWWSLALGACLGGNGTLLGSSSNLVVAGLAAKSNNGIHFVQFMKIGIPVVVVSLVLSTVYIYFRYLIHF
- the yajC gene encoding preprotein translocase subunit YajC, whose translation is MELLGVIWPLLLMFAIFYFLLIRPQQKRQKAVREMQTSLAKGNKVVTIGGLHGIVDALDEDKVVIKAGDGSRLTYDRAAIREVISE
- the queA gene encoding tRNA preQ1(34) S-adenosylmethionine ribosyltransferase-isomerase QueA encodes the protein MKIDLFDFHLPEELIAQTPLLDREASKLMVLNKESGELTHEPSFRSILQYVKEGDCLVLNDTRVLPARLFGVKEETGAKVEVLLLKQTEGETWETLVKPAKRVKVGTVLTFGDGRLKAVCVGESDHGGRHIEFQYEGIFYEVLEGLGEMPLPPYIREQLDDQERYQTVFAKERGSAAAPTAGLHFTEKLLDELKEKGVHIAFITLHVGLGTFRPVSVDDILEHDMHAEFYQMSEGTARLLNDVRANGGRIISVGTTSTRTLETIASEHKEFKEASGWTNIFIYPGYEFKAIDGMITNFHLPKSTLIMLISALAGRENVLHAYEAAVTERYRFFSFGDAMLIL
- a CDS encoding TIGR04086 family membrane protein translates to MESKRLGYAVMFGVVTIFVIAILTGLVFSTLLRFTSLQEASVAWIILALSFVALFIGGFVSGGKGKEKGWLLGAATGGMYTLVIFLFQYLGNDMLFTMSQLFFHTAFVAVAALGGIIGVNLTSSRA